In Lysinibacillus sp. FSL M8-0337, the following proteins share a genomic window:
- a CDS encoding S-layer homology domain-containing protein codes for MKKKHTKYAWAFATALAVAPCVAVIPTEAASMPFVDITSNNSETELYHAVSELYNKGIVFGTTPSTFSPYQHLTRGEAAYFLAQALQLQTNNVDNPGFSDVPTSHQYYGYIAALAANGIIQKGNQFNPDATIKRSQMAKMLTLGFHLQQATSLTAPFTDFTKDVETNRYIQTLLDYGITQGTSATTFSPYTDVRRGQMALFLYRILQKNNNDLYIIGVE; via the coding sequence ATGAAAAAAAAGCATACTAAATATGCATGGGCATTTGCTACGGCTTTAGCTGTAGCACCTTGTGTTGCCGTAATTCCCACGGAAGCGGCTTCTATGCCATTTGTAGATATTACAAGCAATAATAGTGAGACTGAGCTCTATCATGCAGTAAGCGAGCTATACAATAAAGGCATTGTATTTGGTACAACACCTTCAACATTTAGCCCTTATCAACATTTAACGCGTGGAGAAGCAGCTTATTTTTTAGCACAAGCGCTTCAGTTGCAAACGAACAACGTGGACAATCCAGGTTTTAGCGATGTGCCAACTTCGCATCAGTATTATGGCTATATTGCAGCACTAGCAGCTAATGGTATTATCCAAAAAGGAAATCAATTTAATCCGGATGCTACTATTAAGCGTAGTCAAATGGCAAAAATGCTGACACTAGGCTTTCATCTACAGCAAGCGACATCGTTAACTGCACCGTTTACAGATTTTACAAAGGATGTTGAAACCAATCGATATATTCAAACGTTATTAGATTATGGGATTACGCAAGGTACTAGCGCTACGACATTTTCTCCGTATACAGATGTACGACGTGGTCAAATGGCTTTATTCCTTTATCGCATACTACAAAAAAATAATAATGACCTATACATTATTGGGGTTGAATAA